A window of the Ipomoea triloba cultivar NCNSP0323 chromosome 14, ASM357664v1 genome harbors these coding sequences:
- the LOC116003962 gene encoding feruloyl CoA ortho-hydroxylase F6H1-3-like, which translates to MSSSSSSSTLCSVLSNLTAFVVNEGHGVKGLSDLGLQALPDQYIQPPAERITASTVITDDSIPVIDMSPENPQVGEMICEAAKKWGFFQIINHGIPLEALEEVKAATYRFFSQPAEEKKKHSKGNSPTTNVRYGTSFAPLAEKALEWKDYLSLFYVSDEQANSFWPSACREEALNFLKISEIVVKRLLEALMEGLNVKEINGAKESLLMGSRRININYYPKCPNPELTVGIGRHSDVSTLTLLLQDEIGGLYVRKLDGGDDDTWVPVPPITGALVINIGDALQILSNGRYKSIEHRVIANGSNSRISVPIFVNPRPEDVIGPLPELLDGGEKPLYKQVLYSDYVRHFFKKAHDGKETVDFAKLNI; encoded by the exons atgtcttcttcttcttcttcttcaacattGTGCTCAGTCCTCTCAAACCTCACCGCCTTTGTGGTGAACGAGGGTCACGGCGTGAAGGGCCTCTCCGACTTGGGCCTCCAAGCCCTCCCGGACCAATACATCCAGCCTCCGGCGGAGCGGATCACGGCGAGCACGGTCATCACCGACGACTCCATTCCGGTCATCGACATGTCCCCGGAAAACCCGCAGGTGGGCGAGATGATCTGCGAGGCGGCCAAGAAATGGGGATTCTTTCAGATCATCAACCACGGGATTCCCCTTGAAGCTCTGGAGGAGGTTAAGGCCGCCACTTACCGGTTTTTCAGTCAGCCGgcggaggagaagaagaaacatTCCAAGGGAAACTCTCCGACCACTAACGTCAGATATGGGACGAGTTTCGCTCCCCTTGCCGAGAAGGCTTTGGAGTGGAAAGACTATCTTAGCCTCTTCTATGTTTCCGATGAACAGGCTAACTCTTTTTGGCCTTCAGCCTGCAG GGAAGAAGCATTAAATTTCCTTAAAATCTCAGAAATTGTTGTGAAGCGGCTACTGGAGGCACTAATGGAAGGACTAAACGTGAAAGAGATAAACGGTGCAAAAGAGTCACTTCTGATGGGTTCCAGGAGGATCAACATAAACTACTACCCAAAATGCCCCAACCCGGAGCTCACCGTCGGCATCGGCCGCCACTCCGACGTCTCCACATTGACCCTCCTCCTCCAGGACGAGATCGGCGGACTGTACGTCCGCAAACTAGACGGCGGCGACGACGACACCTGGGTCCCCGTCCCTCCGATCACCGGCGCCCTGGTCATCAACATCGGCGACGCCCTCCAAATCCTGAGCAACGGGCGGTACAAGAGCATCGAGCACCGCGTCATCGCCAACGGGAGCAACAGCAGGATTTCCGTCCCCATTTTCGTCAACCCAAGGCCGGAGGACGTCATCGGGCCGCTGCCGGAGCTTCTTGACGGCGGCGAGAAGCCGTTGTACAAGCAAGTTCTTTACTCCGATTATGTGAGGCATTTCTTTAAGAAAGCTCACGATGGAAAGGAGACTGTGGATTTCGCGAAGCTGAACATCTAG